One Malus sylvestris chromosome 14, drMalSylv7.2, whole genome shotgun sequence DNA segment encodes these proteins:
- the LOC126598345 gene encoding probable F-box protein At2g36090, translating to MACSSHLPPSTDGDKATSASISAVHPDIIQTHILTRLDGPTLASAACTSSELQALASHQPLWANICHSTWPSTAAPRVRQVISTFPAGPLSFFSDSFPLLANLEPSTATATATSGIAPKHDQDRPCELISAVDIYHRGKLILSKVIETETVTGWFRCSPFRIDLLDPKDVVPTQIKYPEGQEADTCRDLGDELTLSWIMIDPTRRRAMNLSSHAPVSVQRHWLSGEVHARFSLILPGEKATASEHVQCGILVTCGGSEGGEMQIREVNLQVEDMDGMHLNGKEGLVILERALEGRKGRKGRRRVAEGRKRYEEYLERKKERKERKLRTEGTLDTLCVAFGVLGFFVFWLFILCR from the coding sequence ATGGCTTGCTCCTCCCACCTACCGCCGTCCACCGACGGCGACAAAGCCACCTCCGCCTCAATATCCGCCGTCCATCCGGACATAATCCAAACCCACATCCTCACCCGCCTCGACGGCCCCACGCTCGCCTCCGCCGCCTGCACCTCCTCCGAACTCCAAGCGCTAGCCTCCCACCAGCCACTCTGGGCCAACATCTGCCACTCCACGTGGCCCTCCACCGCCGCGCCACGTGTGCGCCAAGTCATTTCCACCTTCCCCGCCGGCCCGCTCTCCTTCTTCTCGGACTCCTTCCCTCTCCTCGCCAATCTGGAGCCCAGCACCGCAACCGCAACCGCAACCTCCGGTATCGCGCCAAAACACGATCAGGACCGTCCGTGCGAGTTAATCTCCGCCGTCGATATCTACCACCGCGGCAAGCTCATCCTGAGCAAGGTCATCGAGACGGAGACCGTGACCGGGTGGTTCCGGTGCTCGCCGTTCCGGATTGACCTGCTGGACCCCAAGGACGTGGTCCCCACCCAAATCAAGTACCCGGAGGGGCAGGAGGCCGACACCTGTCGCGACCTCGGGGACGAGCTGACGCTGAGCTGGATCATGATCGACCCGACCAGACGGCGGGCGATGAACCTCTCGAGCCACGCGCCGGTGTCGGTGCAGCGGCACTGGCTAAGCGGCGAGGTGCACGCGCGGTTCTCGTTGATTCTGCCGGGGGAGAAAGCGACGGCGTCGGAGCACGTGCAGTGCGGGATATTGGTCACGTGCGGGGGGTCGGAGGGAGGGGAGATGCAGATAAGGGAGGTGAACTTGCAGGTGGAGGACATGGATGGAATGCACTTGAACGGGAAGGAGGGTTTGGTAATTTTGGAGAGGGCGTTGGAGGGCAGAAAGGGAAGAAAGGGGAGGAGGAGGGTGGcggaaggaaggaagaggtACGAAGAGTACTTGGAGAGgaagaaggaaaggaaggagaggAAGTTGAGGACTGAAGGGACATTAGACACTTTGTGTGTGGCTTTTGGGGTATTGGGCTTTTTCGTCTTTTGGCTATTTATTTTGTGCAgatga